A section of the Phaseolus vulgaris cultivar G19833 chromosome 8, P. vulgaris v2.0, whole genome shotgun sequence genome encodes:
- the LOC137826103 gene encoding protein ANTI-SILENCING 1-like: MAAPMDEDDLMYEFAWGKKRGMGGKKKDVQFYESFTFEGVQYTLNDAVCLQNESCDVPHIGKLIKIWENRDNSRKVKVQWFFRSGEIRKFLEGIQTKENELFLACGDGKGFANVNPLEAIVGKCNVVCISKNFGNSQLSDEAKADFVFYRFFDVGQRKVVDEIDKIAGTEDKNISTK; the protein is encoded by the exons ATGTACGAGTTCGCGTGGGGCAAGAAGCGAGGCATGGGTGGGAAGAAGAAGGACGTGCAGTTCTACGAGTCCTTCACCTTCGAAGGCGTGCAGTACACTCTTAACGATGCTGTTTGTCTCCAAAACGAAAGCTGCGACGTGCCTCACATAGGAAAGCTAATCAAGATCTGGGAGAACCGCGACAACTCTAGGAAAGTCAAGGTGCAGTGGTTCTTCCGCTCCGGCGAGATTCGAAAGTTCTTGGAAGGGATCCAAACCAAGGAGAATGAGTTGTTCTTGGCGTGCGGTGACGGCAAGGGCTTCGCCAATGTCAATCCACTC GAAGCTATCGTTGGAAAATGCAATGTCGTTTGCATTTCGAAGAATTTTGGAAATTCGCAACTGTCAGATGAAGCAAAGGCTGATTTTGTGTTCTACCGTTTCTTTGATGTTGGCCAACGCAAAGTAGTGGACGAGATAGACAAGATTGCTGGAACTGAAG ATAAAAACATTTCCACCAAATGA